CCAGCCCAGCCGGTATACCGTAAACAATGCAAAGGCGCTGAACAGCAAGTATGCCGATTGGGGCTTGGGCTATGGCCTGGCCCGCGCACTGGTTTTTACTTCCGAGCGGCCTGCAGACAGCCTGCTGAAATACAACGACATTTACCGCTGGAACGGCAACCCATGGCTCAAGCTCTTTTCTGCCAGTCCGGACGGTAAGGTGATCAACGAGCTGCCGGTACTCCGCAAAGCCTACTCTTCTTTTATTACCGACTACCATGTTGGGCCTATGGTGCTCAACTCCACCGAAGATACCGCCTACGTAACCATTGCCACGCGCGCCTATGCCAATACCCTGCCGGTAGATCAGCGGCTCCGCAAAAACGATGAACGCCTGTATACACGCAGGCTGGAGCTGATCATTGCCGTTAAAACAGATGGGCGCTGGGGCTACCTCAAAGACTTTCCTTACAACAATGTAAAGGCCTATTCGCTGGGCAATGCTGCCTTGGCCAAAAATGGTAATGTGTTGTATTTTACTTCCGATATGCCGGGCGGAATGGGCAAAACAGACATCTGGTTTACTGAAAAACAGCCCGATGGCAGCTGGGGCAAACCTTTAAACTGCGGTCCGGCCATCAATACCGCCGAAGAAGAATCTTTCCCTACCATAGGGGCGCAGGGCGAATTGTATTATTCATCAAAAGGAAAAACGGGCATGGGTGGCTATGATATCTATACCAGCACAGGAGAAAAAGCCAGCTGGTCGGTCCCGCTGAACCTGAAATATCCTGTAAATACCACCTACGATGACTTTTACTTCAGCACAGCCGATGGCCTTACCGGCTACCTTTCTTCCAACCGCAGGGGAGGGCTGGGAGATGATGACATTTACAGCTTTAGCTACAAAGCTCCCAAAGTGGTTAAGCCTGAGCCTCAAAAACCGGTAGATACCATAAAATATGAAGTAGGGAAGACCTATGTGCTGAAAGACATTTATTACGACTTTGACAAATCAAACATCAGGCTTGATGCCGCAAAAGAGCTGGATAAGCTGGTCACCATATTAAATGAACATCCGGCAATGCACATCGAACTCGGCTCGCATACCGACAGCAGGGGTAACGATGATTATAACCTCCGCCTGTCTCAGCGCAGGGCCGAATCGGCAGTGGCCTACCTCATCAGTAAAGGTATTGAACGCGGCAGGCTTAGTGCCAGGGGATATGGGGAAACGATGCTGGTGAACAGCTGTAGCAATGGGGTTAAATGCAGCGAAGCCGAACATCAGGCCAACAGGAGAACGGAGTTTAAGGTTACTAAAACAAAGTAAGGAGCGGCTTATTGCCCCTTACTTTTCTTTACCTAATGCTTTAAGGGCCAAAGCTGCAATGTCAGTGGTTAATTTCGTAGGCGAATTGCAATCGCAGTTACTCAGGCCTACAACATATATATCCTCCTCAGGGATATAGATGCCCATGGTTTTAAACCCAAAAATACTGCCTCCATGTTCGCGCGTTGCCCTGCCATTTAATGTTTTAAGGTGCCAGCCGTAACCATAGGTAAATTCCTCGCCGTTGTTTAATCTGTACCTGCTAAAAGCCTTCCTGGTTTCTTGTTCACTAAGCAGTAAATGCTTGTTTAATGCCTCCTGCCATTTAAGCAGATCCTCGGAGGTCGACATCAGTGCACCCGAAGCAAAAGGAACGCTAAAACTGATTGTCGTTTTATTTACATAACCTGTTGTTTTCTTGTGGTACCCGTAAGCCCTGTTAAGGATTACTTTCCTGTCGCTTGCATAGCAGGATTGTTTCATGCCTGCCTTCTCGAAAATCTGTTTGTTTATAAAATCTTCATACGTTCCCCCCGAAACCAGCTCAATGATATAGCCCAGTAATACATAACCGGAATTGTTGTACTCAAACTTCTCCCCGGGTAAAAAATCAACCTTCTCGTTTTTAAAGAAATCAACCATCATCCTGGGCGTCATGTCTTTCTGGGCAATCTCTGGCAAAGACTTCATCTTTGTGAAATCCCTGATGCCTGATGTATGTGTCAGTAAATGGTGCAGTGTTATTTTATCCCCCTGCGGATAATCAGGTACATACTTTGAAAGGGGATCGCTTACTGCCAATTTTCCCTGCTCCTCCAGCATCAGTATAGCTATGGCAGTAAACTGCTTGGTCATAGAACCCAGCTGGAACACATGCTCAGGTGCCATAGCCGCATTCAGCTCCAGGTTGGCCTTACCAAATGCTTTTTCATAAACAGGTTTGCCATGCTGCGCTACCATAAAAACGCCGCCGGGGCCGTCATTTCCAGCAAAATCCTTTCGTATCAGGCTGTCTATTTTAGCTTCAAGGCTTTGGGCAGAAGCGGTATACGAGATGCTAAAAATAAAAACTGATATTAATAGCAGGCTGCATAGGGTCTTATATCTGATCATATTTATGGGGATAGCTGTTGATTAGACCCAGCAGGGGAGCAGGATGTTACAATGGTGGAATAAAGCATTAATTAAAATTTTAAAAAATCTGGTAAAACATTTTAATAAAGCAGTTTAATTAGCTTTATTTGAAAAGAGAACCAGATTTAACTATTCATGGCTTTAAACAAACAGGTACCCTTTATCGGGGTAGACATTGGCGGTTCGCACATTACCGCTGCACAGGTAGATTGTACGGCTTTCAGCGTAATAACAGAGAGCTTGAAGCGCGAGCGTGTGGCATCTAAAGACAGTGCCCAGGTTATTTTTGATGCCTGGACAGCAGCCTTACTGCCTTTAATAAAAGGCTTTTCTGCCACAGAAATCAAAATAGGCATTGCTATGCCAGGCCCTTTTAATTATAAGGAGGGCATAGCCTTGTTTAAAAATGTAAAGAAATATGATTCCCTGTATGGTATCGATGTAGGTAAAGTGCTGTCAGAACGCCTGGACATTCCGCGCAACCACATCATTTTTATCAACGATGCCGAGGCTTTCCTGGGGGGCGAACTTGCAGCTGGTGCAGCGGCAGGTAAGCAAAAAGCAATCGGTATTACCTTAGGTACGGGCCTGGGCTCGGCCAGTAATTGCAAGGGCGATGTTGTAGATGTAAACCGGGCAGCACTGCCTTTTCTGGACCAACATGCCGAGGAATACCTTTCTACCAGGTGGTTTTTGGGCAGGTATCATGAGCTTACCGGGCATGAGCTTAAAAATGTGGAAGAACTTTTGGCTGCCGCTGAGCCGGGCTTAAAGGACCAGATATTTGACGAATTTGCAACCAACCTGGCTAGCTTTATCAATGATTTCATTGCCGATGAAGATCCTGAAGTGCTGATTATAGGGGGCAATATTGCCCGCACCTGGGACCATTTTATGCCGCGTTTGGAGCAGCTCATCGTCAATAAAAATGTAGTCATTAATCAAACCAAGATGTGGGAAAGTGCAGCCCTGGTAGGCGCTGCATGCATATGGTCAAATCAATAATCGTTTTAAAAAATGAGCAGATCTTTATTTGTATGTTGCCTTTTTTTGCTGTTTGGCA
This Pedobacter africanus DNA region includes the following protein-coding sequences:
- a CDS encoding serine hydrolase domain-containing protein produces the protein MIRYKTLCSLLLISVFIFSISYTASAQSLEAKIDSLIRKDFAGNDGPGGVFMVAQHGKPVYEKAFGKANLELNAAMAPEHVFQLGSMTKQFTAIAILMLEEQGKLAVSDPLSKYVPDYPQGDKITLHHLLTHTSGIRDFTKMKSLPEIAQKDMTPRMMVDFFKNEKVDFLPGEKFEYNNSGYVLLGYIIELVSGGTYEDFINKQIFEKAGMKQSCYASDRKVILNRAYGYHKKTTGYVNKTTISFSVPFASGALMSTSEDLLKWQEALNKHLLLSEQETRKAFSRYRLNNGEEFTYGYGWHLKTLNGRATREHGGSIFGFKTMGIYIPEEDIYVVGLSNCDCNSPTKLTTDIAALALKALGKEK
- a CDS encoding ROK family protein is translated as MALNKQVPFIGVDIGGSHITAAQVDCTAFSVITESLKRERVASKDSAQVIFDAWTAALLPLIKGFSATEIKIGIAMPGPFNYKEGIALFKNVKKYDSLYGIDVGKVLSERLDIPRNHIIFINDAEAFLGGELAAGAAAGKQKAIGITLGTGLGSASNCKGDVVDVNRAALPFLDQHAEEYLSTRWFLGRYHELTGHELKNVEELLAAAEPGLKDQIFDEFATNLASFINDFIADEDPEVLIIGGNIARTWDHFMPRLEQLIVNKNVVINQTKMWESAALVGAACIWSNQ
- a CDS encoding OmpA family protein, producing the protein MKRILILHIIILMLGSLAQAQEQLNKRQQADLLFNRYQYYNAARLYSSLALKKNPDVKLLERLATCYRKMNNYEAAEKWYALAVADPKAELLTHYYYAEALLSNQKFEAAKAAYQTYGARGGAAAEVALKTASCDSAAVWLNQPSRYTVNNAKALNSKYADWGLGYGLARALVFTSERPADSLLKYNDIYRWNGNPWLKLFSASPDGKVINELPVLRKAYSSFITDYHVGPMVLNSTEDTAYVTIATRAYANTLPVDQRLRKNDERLYTRRLELIIAVKTDGRWGYLKDFPYNNVKAYSLGNAALAKNGNVLYFTSDMPGGMGKTDIWFTEKQPDGSWGKPLNCGPAINTAEEESFPTIGAQGELYYSSKGKTGMGGYDIYTSTGEKASWSVPLNLKYPVNTTYDDFYFSTADGLTGYLSSNRRGGLGDDDIYSFSYKAPKVVKPEPQKPVDTIKYEVGKTYVLKDIYYDFDKSNIRLDAAKELDKLVTILNEHPAMHIELGSHTDSRGNDDYNLRLSQRRAESAVAYLISKGIERGRLSARGYGETMLVNSCSNGVKCSEAEHQANRRTEFKVTKTK